Within the Erigeron canadensis isolate Cc75 chromosome 6, C_canadensis_v1, whole genome shotgun sequence genome, the region TTTCTCATAATCAGATACCTTCACATACGTTAGAGGTTAATGAGCAAGTAGTTATTTCAAACTGATATGTTAAcattaaaattgttaaagtttagtTCCCATACTGGAAAATTAGTGAAAGTTGATGATCCCCAGTACTTGAGGGCAGCTAGATCATATGCTCTGGCTGCCGATTCTTCCTCGTCATAAGCTCCTGAGTCatgatcaaaataaatatatgaaccTTATGATCTAAAATAGAGGTTCCAAGATAGGCAGGTCGGGCGGGTTATGTAACGGGTCTAAATGGACCTGGGTTGAAATGAGccaatttttactttttagtataaGCTGAAAAACATGCTTTCCTGGGTTGACCCACATATTAGAGCTGGCAAGAGAGGCAGGCCAGGGGTTGGCCAACGGGTCAAAATATCTGGGTGGGTTGACCCGGCACCACTTTTTCTCAATTTTTAGAGTATATAGTTAATAAGTTTTGATTACAGTAACTATATTATTACAAAAGTAATCTGTTTATAAATCtgcgaataaaatgatttagtaGGTTTTTTACAATTAGAGTTACAATTTTCAACCTGTTTGATAGTTTACAGTTTTAGCCAAAACATTGTATTTAACCGATTTGACCCGTATGAAATAGAACACACATAATGTCGATCCATTTGTAAGTAAATGGGTCCAATAATCCAGCTTTAATCTAAATTACTAGTGACACTATTGCTGACGGCTTTGCAAAAAGAACTTACCAAGATAGACTGTTTGGTCCAAAGATATCATCCACGGTGCCGATGGAAGTAGGAAAAGGAAAAAACGAAGTTAGAAGATTTCTTCCACAAAAAagaaatacaagaaaataaagtCTGAAGAGCGTAAATGGAGTTACCttgttttcctttctttttctgTGTAACGTTCCAGGAAAGTTTATCCCACAAATGTGCTTCATATCTGCCTGTCCATCGATGTTTGCTTACACCACGAAACTTAGAACTTCTTTTCACAGTGGATGGTGACGCTTGGTCCGTCTGCTGACTTGTCTGCAACTGTTGACTTTTGCAATCCAATGTAAGATCTCTTCTACGCCTTTTCACACGCCTTGGTTCTGGGGCTTCATTTTCAACCATTTTAATAGACCGACGTAGAGAATTCTCTTCAATCTTTACTGCAATTAATGCCATTATGCTTTCTTATATTTCTTCTATTAAGTTTTTAGGAGTGTTAGTTTTTGTTGATCCAGTGTGGACCCTGCAAGAATGCATGCTGCtacatgtatatgtgtgtgtttatatataaaaagtgttGCATTATTTGGGCGTGTTATGCTTTCGTCCAACACGATGATTCCAATGAATTGATAGAGCTTTAGACAAAGTTTAGTTGTCACTACTCTGTTCTGGTCATGGAATCATCCTTTGGTTGTATTCTACGTTTCTGATTTTACAACCAATCTGGCCTTTACTGTCAAGGGATATTTTAGTCATCTAGCAAACTATAGTGTTATACTGCATTTTTTAAAGAATGATAAAATGTCATGAAATTTGCACTTGTGTCTCCCTTTGTGTGAAACTACCAAAAgataatgaaaaattgaaaaggaGGGTCTCAGTTTTTGTGAGGTCTAAAGCTAACCTTTAAAATGATGCATTTTCAGATAACGACTTAAAATTACGCAATactaatttatttacttattcaaGTTCGTTGTTAGCTTCCAGCATTAAAAACATGAAGTATTGAGATGATGCGTTTCTTTGAACATACATGTAATGTATaaaaaatacgaggtcacaaagaATGTTAGAGCTTTATTAGCTTTAGCTCGTGTATACTGACAGTGTTCCTAGTAACTTTTACATGAACATTTTCCTACTATGTTAGAGTTTGCATCTCATGGTGTTCCTTTTCTTTGTCACTtttatataacaataaataattaGTCACTGGTCCAGATTGCAACAGCATGAGAGCATCAGATACCTTAACTTCATGGAAATGTCCGTCTATTTAGTTgcaagtttttatatttttaactgTTTACATAAGACCATAAGagctttgtttgtttgtttgtttcgGACGGTTCAAACAATGGGATCAACAGATTACGTCTGTTTTCTGTTTAAAATAAAGCTTTCAACAAAGACACCCATCATACTGATGCTTCTACTTGGATTTACTTGttggtttttctttctttaatatTTATACTTGTGTAGTTGTGTTCCCTTTTTTTGTGATACAGCCATACAGGGATATGAAAATGCGCTTGTTGGAGTTTTCTTGCCCATGTTTTTGTAGTGGGCGTTGGGTAACTGGTTTACCCCACCCCCCTTTCATTTATAGCGACATCTAAAGATAAAGCAAAAAGAAAggaactgctcagtgccgtctttcgcgggttttgagccccaatacctcaacggtacctaagtagagaggttgtttccagtttctacctaaatggtagaaaaggccctccaacctttgcatgggacgaggatcaaacccatgacctctgtctccaaaggcaaaaatgtttaccactgatccagcCATGCTGcttaaatttaaagataaagCCATAACCATAAAGGTTGGTTTATAGAATAATAACTTTAACCCAAATAGACATTATTTGGTTAGTTGGTCGAATTGTCATTTCTAAAATATTTGATtgcttattttttaaaatatttgattgcttattttttaattgtcaaGTATAATGTCATTACTTGAatttcatttataaattaaacatgAACCAAGGACATTCTTGAAGATTCGAGTGCCTAGGCAAGCATGACGCTTAGCGATTTCAAGCATATAAACCAAGTTTTTATAAACGTCAAAatgcaaaatttaaaaacagaaaatgcaAAGAAACTAAAATCAGTAACGCAAAGAAACTAAAATCAGTAACGCAAAAGTAAGATGTTGACTGATGTGATATTGTGGATGATTTGGGAGTCAGAGCCGAGTATAATTAAAACACTAACCTGCCAATTCAGCGACGGAGGGATACTGATTCACATAATACTTTTTTGGAAAAATTGCATATATGTCATTGctaagttaaaaaatattatatttatccaattaaattttgaaatatcatatatgtcatttttaatttatcaatatatcaaatatgtcattattaagtaacaaaatatcatatatgtcattcCTAATCTAtgaatatatcaaatatgtcattgttaattaataaaagatcaAATATCTCCAAACAAAttttagtcaaaattaaaacattaaatatGTCATTGattcaatatatcaaatatgtcattGGCATATATCTCTGGTATAGACAATTAAATTAgtttaatcaaaattaaaaatttaaattttttaaaatcatcaatgataaatttgaaattcacggttacacctttttttttcttgtttttatattccgatcgatgtattttttttttttatctaagtgTGTAAATTTAATTCAATGTTATCGACATAAATAATTTGATTGATATTATTAAATACGTTATTCAATTGAATccatgatatataattaagtgtTCTTGCAATCATGGTTTGTAAGTGACTCAACCATATTtgatgtttttatttgtttgtatgACATTTGATGTAGTAAAAACTCATGAACTAAAAAAAGGGATAAGTGcaagtttaaattttaataataaatttaattattattttaatatttaatttaagttAATTGACTTGTTTGAACATATTTGATATATCATATTGATATGTtagatatattttgaaaatagtgatagacatatataatatctataatgAATTTGGGTATGatattattttagttaaaatggtatatttgatattttagaGTATTAAAAATGGCATacatgatattttaaaatttaattggacaaatatgatattttgtaatttagtaatggcatatatgaaatttttctCACTTTTTTTTATCCTAACAACAATTTTTCACATAATACTTGATGCACGCATACTCTTTTGTATTATAATGTTAGATTTAAAGTGTTAATATCTTTCATCTCTTTAAtctatatctaaatctatatctatctataacattttataaaacaaagtgGCTTAttctattttaaaaattcaagtaatttagtaattttatacccaaaatacccttataaATTCTCTTTATTCAGTaattttatacccaaaatacccttataaattctctttcttttttggcCTTTTAACAATAATGCAAAAATTgcattattaatcatttatcttttaaaatatctacattaaccttttacatcaattacatttacaataataatatacaccactcgacgtcgcTTCCGCCACCACATCGTTGCCGCTACGATCACCGCCGTATTGCGTGAGTACCGGGCTAGTAGTTCAAAATTGAACTAGACTTTAAGCTCACATCACATTTAAACTATTTAGAGATTATATACcttaagtttttataatattgttTCTTACACCCTTACTCTTTACGGTTTGtccttactttttttttttttaccgttTTGACTAGAGGTCTTTTGGAAGCAATAGACCTTTTAGGTAGGGACAAGAGTTTCTACGTCGTATATCTCCCATAACACGACTGTAGGGATTGAGTCTTCTTGTTGTTGTCTTTTTTTCCTTATAAAAAatcgatataaaaaaaatcgatATCAAGATTTTGCCTCTCCACAAAACTGCTCATACCAAATAAATAATTTGCAGATTcgcaaaacaaaaaatgaaataaaatctaATCACATGTGACATTTGAACTAATGGGATATCCACCAttgatttttcataaattttctaCATTCTAAATacctttccttttaaaaaaatttcaacaaaaaatCCTTCACAAAATCTTTGTATccgaaataaataaaatgtggattacaaaaacaaaaacaaagccCATATACTATAACCACCGCCAAAGGCCCAAACCATTCCCTCCTACAAGCCCCTCCCATTTCATCAACCTCATCAATTCACCACCAAAATAAAAAGCGGCAAACTTAGAATAGAGCCACTTTGACACCACACCGCACTTGCTGTGCATCCCTCCCTCACTCAATCCAACCCCAACTTCCCTTTCCTATTTCGCGCCATTCCCCAAACTCTACATatattcccccccccccccccccccccccccccctcctcaTTCTCCACTTAGATAGATAAATTACCTCAAAGAATTCTCGACAAATcaaaaaaccctaactttttctCTCAAATTAGCTCCGCATTTGCGATGGCGGACGGCCATATGTTCAACAACATCTCTCTCGTCGGCCGTGGCGGCAATGTAAGTTTTATTCtcttcatctttatttttttctgccGATTTTGCTTTTAGTTTGTTTAAAACCCTAACCCTACCTTATTGCGTAACATTTACGAATTTGTacggcatatatatatattatatatatatatataaaaattcatgTGCTTTTATGTTTATCGTATCTTGCATTTACTTTTTCAGaatcaagttctttttttttctgtCGATTTTACTGTATTATCTTCATAATTCTAACCCTAGCTTGCTGCAAACAGTCAAAAATTTGTACGGCTCGCAAATATTTGTTTTGGtacaacaattaaaaaaaatataaaaaatgttatttttttgtattttttttagggtttattttgtATTGTGCTTgaattttggttttttgttgattttgtatTCTAAATCACAAAAATACctttatatgtttaaaatttttattttttttgcattaAATAATACGTATCGATTTTTATCTTTCGTGATGATGATACTCTACTATGTCCAGAATCCTAAATCTAGATTACTGCAAATAGTCACAAACATTACTTTGCATAAATTTGTGAGATGTTGTAGTGTAAATACCGGAAGTTTTCTTGAGTTTTGGTTTATTGTTTCCGGTCAATTGTTAAGATCATAaagttatatatgatatattgaaACAGAATTACGCCTCCCTGGCTGTTTTTCAGAATATCATCTTTGTTTAGAATATCTAAGCACGTTCTGAGgttttcttttgaaaggttATTTAGGTTAATTACTTCTAGGAAGTTCAGTTTTTATGTTTGGTCTGGTATGTGTTGAATTTCTAAGCAAGAAATGTTGTGCATTCACTTGGGAAATGCAGAATCCAGGGCAACTAAGGGTTCATTCACGGGGACTGCTGTGGAAGAAACAAGGTGGTGGCAAGGCTGTGGAAGTAGATAAGTCGGATATCGTGAACATTACTTGGATGAAGGTGCCACGGAGCAATCAGCTTAGTGTGCTGATTAAGGATGGGCTCAAGTATAAGTTTGTTGGTTTTCGTGTTCAGGTTTGTTTCTTCACTTTGTGTGTATCGTATGATAACTAGGCTGAATTTCATGTCCTTATGTTGTTCATATATTACATCTTTGTAAagagtatatatctatatcatgAACATCTGTTGCTGTTATAAGAACCTATGACATTGTAAAGTTTTGCAACTTCTTTTGAGTCTTCATTTTCTACGTGTGAACTTGTGATATATCGTAAGATGTAGTTTATGCTGTTGATGGACCTGAAACATCTGAGGTCTTAAAAAATTTCACGGATGTGATCAATATACGTGTACGTGGCCCTTTATATCAAGTAATTCAATAAGTCATGatataattttaaattgaaCTATTCctacaaaattttatatacatcAATACAGATTActatttaagttttgaaaaagaCATAATTCTCCTATATTCTCTTAATGAGGGTTGGACTCATTGTAGTACTCAACCAGGATTTTAAACGATCATTGCATCTACTTCTATTGTTTCTAGAAAATCAAACACCTTGTTTGCTGTCTAATTCCTTTTGTTTCTTGGAGATATGCATGTCACGGATCTCTTTGTAAGTCATAATAGTCAATTcctctcttattttttttaactctgCTTGCAGGATGTGGCCAGCCTGACCAATTTTTTCCAGAACTCGTGTAATATAGCACCGGAAGAGAAGCAGCTTTCAGTTAGTGGAAAGAACTGGGGAGAATTAGATATAAATGGTTAGTTACCTTTTTTGCTGGTAATAGTTAATAGTGCTTGGATTGGTATCACCAGAATGCAGATTGTGTTTTATAGTAATATGGTTGAATTCTtgatataatttaaaagatagTATCTGTACAGTGAAATGAATTTGGTTGTctttctgttttgttttttgcttttgCACCTAAAATATCAAACCGAATGTTTCATTAAGGTGCAATGCTGTTGCCAAAAAAGCAGCTCACGTGTCTTTGACTGTTCTTTTTTCTCGATCTCCTTTAGATCTTGTCATATGGATGAGCAGATTTGCATTAAACGTTCATGTTGTCTTGTTATTTATTACACGGTTGTTGATCCACCATTTACctttttcttaaaagttttaCATGTTCTTGTTGGATTTTCCTCAGGTAATAtgctttcttttcttgttgGTGGGAAGCAATCTTTCGAAGTGTCTTTGGCTGACGTGTCCCAGACACAGCTACAAGCAAAGACTGATGTCATCTTGGAGTTCCATGTGGATGACACAACTGGTGCAAATGAGGTCTAACTTTTGTCTTTTTGACTATCCAGTACATGTTATAAGCAATGCATGTGTTTTTAAGTGTCGAAACCATGTATTGCTTTCTAGTGTTAGGCTCGAAGTCTCTTAATTTTCTGAAACTTAAGGTGCCTGTGAAGTTCTAAGCTTTCAGGGTCTTATTGTTGAATCTTTTTATTGTTAATGCAGAAAGATTCTTTGATGGAATTGACCTTCTATGTTCCCAATTCAAACCCTCAGTTTGTTGGGGATGAAAATCGCTCTCCTGCAGAGGTAAGTTGTCTGATTCTATGCAATGATGTGTTTGCACGTATGTTatgctttctttttttttttgatatcttCATTATGTTGAATCAGGTTTTCCGAGAAAAAATAATGTCAATGGCAGATGTCGGGACCGGAGGTGAGGGACCTGTTGTCACTTTTGAGAGCATTCAAACACTTACTCCAAGGTACAGCCTCTGTTCCTCGTACCAGTAGCTGTTTTTCATTGTTTTTAGATGGTATGGATTACATATAGATTCTTACTGTAGGGGCCGTTCTGTTTTTGAACTTCATCTTTCGTTTTTGCGGCTTCATGGCTCGGTTGGTGATTTCAAAATCCAATACAGCAGCATAGTTCGTGTTTTTGTTTTACCCAAGGTATTTTGATCTCCCTTCACTGCTTCAGAGCTTTACCACATAGCTAATGGAAATCACATACTGAAAAATGTCTTGAATCCTTTTTTGCTTATGCAGGCCCAGCCTCATACCTTCGTTGTTATTACTTTGGACCCTCCTATCCGAAAAGGGAATACTATGTACCCACATATTGTGACACAGGTATCATATCTGCACCGTTTTCTGCCTAGTGTTTTTACAAGCTTGATTCTACATAGAACTTATATTTGATGCAATACCTTTTGTTTTGGTGCAGTTTGATACTGATAATGTTGTGGAGAGTACATTGGTGATGAATGAGGACTTGTTTGCTACCAAATACAAAGACAAGTTAGAACCGTCATATAAGGTAATCATGCTAACAGCTCTTATACTTTTGGGTATGGTTGATCACTAATGTAGAAGTAGCTCTGCTAGTTTTCACAGCATATATCCGAAAGGTTTTACATCTAATTAGTTTGTCTAAAGGAAAAATGCTACACTCCCTAAAAATTTGCAAAAAGTTGTATTCAAAATAATGTGGGCCAAATCAAATGAAGAGGGAAAAACAATATAATGTTATTGGTCCACATCACGCACTACATGGTTTTGTATAATATCTTATTAACCATTTGAGTCCTAGAAATTTCCTTCATTAATACATGCGGGCTTAAAAGGAATCACGTGGAATATGTCAGGCAGGTCAAACTGGTCACAAGTCTCCCAAAGCGTGTTTATAACATAATGTTATCTTTTACATGTTACCCAACCTGTACGATTCAATAACGGCTGTTGCCACCTTTTTTTCTTGTATTATTATTGCTAGCAAGTATGCTTTTGATTGACTTAATGGACTTCAAATTACCAGGGTCTTACTCATGAAGTCTTCACAATGATATTGCGCGGGTTATCTGGCACGAAGCTCACTAGACCCGGTAAATTTCGTAGCTTTCATGATGGATATGCTGTGAAGTCCTCACTAAAAGCTGAAGATGGCGTTCTGTATCCTCTGGAGAAGAGCTTTTTCTTCCTACCAAAGCCTCCCACACTTATTCTTCATGATGAGGTATAATGTCAATTTAGTTGGTCTGTTAGATGAATTCAGTTGCTCTAGAAGAATCTGTGTTGATTTATTTGCTTTGTATAGATTGAGTATGTAGAGTTTGAAAGGCATTCTGCTGGTGGAGCAAACATGCAGTACTTTGATTTTCTTATCAAGCTAAAGACAGAGCAAGAACATCTTTTCCGTAACATTCAGAGAAGTGAATATCATAATTTGTATGCTTTTATAAGGTGGGTAcaatttttgtttagttttaagGCTGTTATCATGGATTACTAATAATGTTGTTCTTGCATCATTGCAGGTCAAAGCCTACTATAAGAATCATGAATTTGGGAGGCGCTGCCCAAGCTCCAGACGGTGTTGCGGCTGTTCTGCAGGATGAAGAGGATGACGCTGTTGACCCTCATCTTGAGCGAATTAGAAATGCAGCTGGCGAAGAAGATAGTGATGAGGAGGTAAGTCCCTTTTACTTTCTCCTTCTACTCTGATCTGTTGGGTGGTAAAGTTTGTTTAGGGTATAATGTTATGTTAGTAGTTTATCGAGATGACTAACTGATTGGGTTGAGTAATGGGTTAAAATGTGTTTTGACTTTTGGATGAAACTTTTAAAAACACGTATTTAGATATTGAATATAATTTGAGGTTTTACTTCTATGCAATTCAATGACCATCTACtatgtttttttcttaactTATCTGacctgttttttttaattagtcaaGTTATTTTATTGATCTATTCTTCTATTTTTTTGATTACTTAATATTAAAACGTAAGCTGAATGTTTCATTGAGAAAAAAATGGGTCGTATCGCTGCTAGTAGATAGTTGGGTCATGTACTTCTTCTATAGAGTGTCTTCTTTGTTCCTTGACTTCATTTTGAATTATGTTGATGTTAGGATGAGGATTTTGTTGCTGACAAGGATGATGACGGCTCCCCCAGTGATGATTCTGGGGATGATGACTCGAATGGTAGTGGTAGTGGAAGTGAAAAGGAGGTAATTGAGAAATTTGTGTGTGGgtgtgtttatgtatatatgtatattttgtctTTCTTACACTGCAAATCAGAATCATTCTTAGACCACGTAACCATTAATAGCAGAGAGTTCCCAAGAAAGAATCCAAGAAAAAACCTACTGTTTCTAAAGTCTCTTCAAGTAAGAAGAGAAATAATGATGAAGGGCCTTCACAGAGTAAgaaacagaagaagaaaaaggatcCAAATGCACCCAAGAAAGCACTgagtggtttcatgttcttcTCTCAGCTTGAACGAGAGGTTGGTTATAGCTTTCTGTTATATTTGCTGTTATCAGTTATTTGGAAAATGATAGGCAAACCCTTCACGCTTATTTTGTAATTTGCGTCATCTTTCTGGTTGATTAAATTCTCTTAACATGCTGTAAAAAAATTGGGCACGTTTCATAAAAACCAATGTATGCTGTTTTTGCGGACTACTTCTTATCTTCTGCAACTTCTGGTTGTTTATGCCAAATGTCATCATCATGTTATTCGGTTGATCATTAGGTTGATCTATTAGgttgataaatcattttcctttacgaGCAAAAATATTTAGGGGCTTATCTGCAAAAATGAGAGTATATTTGGGTGTTTTAAAATATGTGCCACATTGTATACATTATTACACATCTTATTATAGTTCAATTTGATACATTGGTGTACATATGGATTCAGATTTCACACTCATTAACGTTACCATGATAATATGGAGTGATATGTTGATGACTTTTTATCTATTCAGAATATTAGGAAGGAAATCCCTGGAATTTCATTCAAGGACATTGCGAGGGTTCTTGGAGAGCGATGGAACAAAATGACAGGTTAGTAAGCCGCTAcagagttgacattttgtgatGTATATTGACAGATAACATTAGAATTTTTATTCTGATATTGTTGATTTACAGCTGAAGAGAAGGAACCGTATGAGGCAAAAGCCTTGGCAGACAAGAAAAGGTATCAGAACCAAATCAACGACTACCAACAAGCCACCAAAATGGATTTGATGGATGAATCTGACAGTAATTAGGGTTTAGAACTTAGTCGGTAGATGTTCCTCGACATATGGTAGTTTTCTATATAGTGGTTTTAAAATCTGTGATGTCCCAAAATAAGTAGCTGGTAGATAATATGGGTCTCCGCCTCTTAGCTCAATATTTATGTGATGTGACATTGATGTCTTTAGCACATTCGTATTATGAAAACATCTATGGTAGTAAAGTGGTGTTTATAAGC harbors:
- the LOC122603891 gene encoding FACT complex subunit SSRP1-like isoform X1: MADGHMFNNISLVGRGGNNPGQLRVHSRGLLWKKQGGGKAVEVDKSDIVNITWMKVPRSNQLSVLIKDGLKYKFVGFRVQDVASLTNFFQNSCNIAPEEKQLSVSGKNWGELDINGNMLSFLVGGKQSFEVSLADVSQTQLQAKTDVILEFHVDDTTGANEKDSLMELTFYVPNSNPQFVGDENRSPAEVFREKIMSMADVGTGGEGPVVTFESIQTLTPRGRSVFELHLSFLRLHGSVGDFKIQYSSIVRVFVLPKAQPHTFVVITLDPPIRKGNTMYPHIVTQFDTDNVVESTLVMNEDLFATKYKDKLEPSYKGLTHEVFTMILRGLSGTKLTRPGKFRSFHDGYAVKSSLKAEDGVLYPLEKSFFFLPKPPTLILHDEIEYVEFERHSAGGANMQYFDFLIKLKTEQEHLFRNIQRSEYHNLYAFIRSKPTIRIMNLGGAAQAPDGVAAVLQDEEDDAVDPHLERIRNAAGEEDSDEEDEDFVADKDDDGSPSDDSGDDDSNGSGSGSEKEQRVPKKESKKKPTVSKVSSSKKRNNDEGPSQSKKQKKKKDPNAPKKALSGFMFFSQLERENIRKEIPGISFKDIARVLGERWNKMTAEEKEPYEAKALADKKRYQNQINDYQQATKMDLMDESDSN
- the LOC122603891 gene encoding FACT complex subunit SSRP1-like isoform X2; this translates as MADGHMFNNISLVGRGGNNPGQLRVHSRGLLWKKQGGGKAVEVDKSDIVNITWMKVPRSNQLSVLIKDGLKYKFVGFRVQDVASLTNFFQNSCNIAPEEKQLSVSGKNWGELDINGNMLSFLVGGKQSFEVSLADVSQTQLQAKTDVILEFHVDDTTGANEKDSLMELTFYVPNSNPQFVGDENRSPAEVFREKIMSMADVGTGGEGPVVTFESIQTLTPRGRSVFELHLSFLRLHGSVGDFKIQYSSIVRVFVLPKAQPHTFVVITLDPPIRKGNTMYPHIVTQFDTDNVVESTLVMNEDLFATKYKDKLEPSYKGLTHEVFTMILRGLSGTKLTRPGKFRSFHDGYAVKSSLKAEDGVLYPLEKSFFFLPKPPTLILHDEIEYVEFERHSAGGANMQYFDFLIKLKTEQEHLFRNIQRSEYHNLYAFIRSKPTIRIMNLGGAAQAPDGVAAVLQDEEDDAVDPHLERIRNAAGEEDSDEEDEDFVADKDDDGSPSDDSGDDDSNGSGSGSEKERVPKKESKKKPTVSKVSSSKKRNNDEGPSQSKKQKKKKDPNAPKKALSGFMFFSQLERENIRKEIPGISFKDIARVLGERWNKMTAEEKEPYEAKALADKKRYQNQINDYQQATKMDLMDESDSN